AATAGGTGATGATACAGGATTTACGGCTGAGTATAAAGCACCACTGCGTTCTGCCTACAAAGTTATTGCTCGCGGTCAGAGGGCAGAACTATTGGTGATGTCGAATCGCCCAGATTTAAGCAGTATTGATGAAATTTCGGATATTTATATTCCTAGTCGCGACTTGTGGGTGAGTGATTATCCTTCTATACGACGGGATTTCTTTACTGAGGTGAGTAGCCGCCTGCGCCGTGATGAAGAAGATGAAAGACCGCGTCGCCGTCGCCGTAGGGTGGAGAGGTAGAAGCGGTTTGATTTTCACTCTTCTTGACTTTTGCTCTTTGGTTTAAGACTCAGCACTAGAAGACTGACTAAAAATAGGGGAAAGGTAAGCAACTAAAGCAGCGATGAGAAAACCGGAAATGTTGCGAACCAGGGGTAGCCATTCGTTTGTTCGTGTGACTACTGGTCCAATACCGAAAGAGATAAATAAGATTCCCCATAAAGGCGAGAAGATTAAAGCCCATTGCCAAGCAACAATTTGTCCTTCGCGACGAGGTTGAGCTGCTAATCCACAAATGACTCCACCAATAGCAGAAGAAATCAAAGTGAAAATCCACTGCTCGCGTGGTAATCCGGGAACGACAGCGCAACCTCCCCGAAGCAAACAAGTTTTCACTGTTTCCATTGCTTGTAGGATGGCTTGGTCTTCCCCTTCTTCTCGCACAAAGTACAAATTGCCAAAGCGGGTTTGTAATTCAATCCAGAAAGTACGCGGTAGAAGATCATAAACAGCGTCACCCACACTAAAGCTGAGAATGTTACCGCCACGGGAATCAGCAACTAGCAAAACGCTTTTGTCATCCAAACCCCAAAAACGAATAACTGCTCGACCTGGAGTACGGTCATATTGAGTTAAGACTCGGAGTTTCCAGCCAGTGTCGGTTTGAAATTGTTCTAGTTGCTTAACAAGATTTTCTTCTTGAACGCTGGTAAGAGACTTAGCTAAGTCTACAACTGGAGTTGGGGTATCAGGTAATAGTTCGGGATTGTCATAAGCGTATGCGCTGGGAGAATGCGTCATCCAAATTGACCCAGCCAGGAAAAATACTGTTACAAAAGCCAGAATTCGTTTCCAAAGACTTTGCTGCATGAGCTTTTATATACAAATCTCAACAGGAAAAGTGAACAAGTTGTTTTAAAAGAGTACTGGAAAAGTGAGACTTCTTTACACTTTTTAACTCTAATCTAATCTAATATCTCAGATCTAGAACTCACTGAGCAAGCTTGTCTGTAAGGTTGGGATCTGAGAATAAGGGCGCAATGCCTTGCGCCCTTATTCTCATAGAGATTTACACACTCTATTCTTTATCAGACCAATTCTCAGATTCTTTCTGACGGTGGGAATCCTGTTCATTAAAACTGTTTTCCCAATCACCAGCTTCGTTGTAGTCTTTGTAATCGTTGTAATTATTGTGAGTGCGGTATCCTTCTGCAGGTGTGAAGCGGTTCTCCTGCCTTAGTAGGGCTTGGCGTTCTTGTAATGTCAGCTTTGCTTTTTGAGATGGCGATAGACGCTCAACTGTTCGCCTTGAAGATTTGGAGCGTGTGAAGGTTTTCCAAGCAGCTTGCACACCAACCATAAAACTGCGCGTGCCTGTTTGAACGTTTTGTGCTTGCTTTTTAGCACTATCTAAACTTTGATCCACTTGTTTAACAACTTGACCAGCACTTTTAACACCTTCACTGACATCATCAGTTAAGTCAGTGATTTCCAAGCTAGTCATGCGAATAGCATCGAGAGTGGGCGGTAACTCTCTATAAAGAGTG
This portion of the Brasilonema sennae CENA114 genome encodes:
- a CDS encoding DUF948 domain-containing protein; this translates as MIDPLFWLGLSILLVAASLSAVLVAAIPALQELARAARSAEKLFDTLYRELPPTLDAIRMTSLEITDLTDDVSEGVKSAGQVVKQVDQSLDSAKKQAQNVQTGTRSFMVGVQAAWKTFTRSKSSRRTVERLSPSQKAKLTLQERQALLRQENRFTPAEGYRTHNNYNDYKDYNEAGDWENSFNEQDSHRQKESENWSDKE
- a CDS encoding TPM domain-containing protein, which produces MQQSLWKRILAFVTVFFLAGSIWMTHSPSAYAYDNPELLPDTPTPVVDLAKSLTSVQEENLVKQLEQFQTDTGWKLRVLTQYDRTPGRAVIRFWGLDDKSVLLVADSRGGNILSFSVGDAVYDLLPRTFWIELQTRFGNLYFVREEGEDQAILQAMETVKTCLLRGGCAVVPGLPREQWIFTLISSAIGGVICGLAAQPRREGQIVAWQWALIFSPLWGILFISFGIGPVVTRTNEWLPLVRNISGFLIAALVAYLSPIFSQSSSAES